The proteins below come from a single Penaeus monodon isolate SGIC_2016 chromosome 23, NSTDA_Pmon_1, whole genome shotgun sequence genomic window:
- the LOC119587962 gene encoding proline-rich receptor-like protein kinase PERK2 isoform X2: MGTACSCARDASDECARADKTNGHVPDQDGDGDGGGGQRNGPLHTAEHATQTGRKNGAIPKISIGASSVDGHSGYDEEEGGLRPMVSPALTTSATPPLTSPALATPPYNSPALTTPSMTPSAFVTSPLTSPPASSLRADSGVDQELEIMATELASLVNRLETAVARLEKVGLSAPAGGSPAAPAGGAPEPAQQEGKWLKKTRLVRSCKGGGG, translated from the exons ATGGGGACCGCGTGCAGCTGCGCCCGCGACGCCTCGGACGAGTGTGCTCGCGCGGACAAGACCAATGGCCACGTGCCTGACCAggacggcgacggcgacggcggcggTGGCCAGCGCAACGGCCCGCTGCACACGGCCGAGCACGCCACGCAGACCGGCCGCAAGAACGGCGCCATCCCCAAGATCTCCATCGGCGCGAGCTCGGTGGACGGCCACAGCGGCtacgacgaggaggagggaggcctACGCCCCATGGTCTCGCCCGCCCTCACGACCTCGGCCACCCCGCCCTTGACCTCCCCCGCCCTCGCTACGCCCCCTTACAACTCCCCCGCACTCACCACGCCCTCGATGACCCCGTCTGCGTTTGTGACGTCACCTTTGACCTCGCCTCCGGCCTCCTCCCTGAGAGCGGATAGTGGCGTAGATCAAG AATTGGAAATCATGGCGACAGAGCTAGCATCCTTAGTGAACCGACTGGAGACCGCCGTAGCGAGGTTGGAGAAGGTGGGCCTCTCCGCGCCAGCAGGAGGCTCGCCAGCAGCGCCAGCAGGAGGTGCCCCTGAACCCGCTCAGCAGGAAGGTAAGTGGCTGAAAAAAACTCGACTCGTTCGCtcttgtaaaggggggggggggtga
- the LOC119587962 gene encoding uncharacterized protein LOC119587962 isoform X1 codes for MGTACSCARDASDECARADKTNGHVPDQDGDGDGGGGQRNGPLHTAEHATQTGRKNGAIPKISIGASSVDGHSGYDEEEGGLRPMVSPALTTSATPPLTSPALATPPYNSPALTTPSMTPSAFVTSPLTSPPASSLRADSGVDQGRCDEELEIMATELASLVNRLETAVARLEKVGLSAPAGGSPAAPAGGAPEPAQQEGKWLKKTRLVRSCKGGGG; via the exons ATGGGGACCGCGTGCAGCTGCGCCCGCGACGCCTCGGACGAGTGTGCTCGCGCGGACAAGACCAATGGCCACGTGCCTGACCAggacggcgacggcgacggcggcggTGGCCAGCGCAACGGCCCGCTGCACACGGCCGAGCACGCCACGCAGACCGGCCGCAAGAACGGCGCCATCCCCAAGATCTCCATCGGCGCGAGCTCGGTGGACGGCCACAGCGGCtacgacgaggaggagggaggcctACGCCCCATGGTCTCGCCCGCCCTCACGACCTCGGCCACCCCGCCCTTGACCTCCCCCGCCCTCGCTACGCCCCCTTACAACTCCCCCGCACTCACCACGCCCTCGATGACCCCGTCTGCGTTTGTGACGTCACCTTTGACCTCGCCTCCGGCCTCCTCCCTGAGAGCGGATAGTGGCGTAGATCAAGGCAGGTGTGACGAAG AATTGGAAATCATGGCGACAGAGCTAGCATCCTTAGTGAACCGACTGGAGACCGCCGTAGCGAGGTTGGAGAAGGTGGGCCTCTCCGCGCCAGCAGGAGGCTCGCCAGCAGCGCCAGCAGGAGGTGCCCCTGAACCCGCTCAGCAGGAAGGTAAGTGGCTGAAAAAAACTCGACTCGTTCGCtcttgtaaaggggggggggggtga